The Tautonia rosea genome includes a region encoding these proteins:
- a CDS encoding DUF1501 domain-containing protein, protein MKNCCNRLPEMSRRGLLQTVSAGFGYLAFAGISAEAAARDASPLAPRTPHFEPKAKRVVFLCMSGGPSHVDTFDYKPKLQADSGKELSVELPNAPGRSRYGTLLGSPWEFRQRGESGLWISDLFPEVARHADDLCLLQGMHTDVPAHPQAFLQMHTGSSQFVRPSLGAWTLYGLGTENADLPGFISLSPPSSNGGAQNYGSAFLPAVYQGTPITFRGGPSAGGVPDIANPRLRSNAQRRQLDLVQAFNRSKLDHDGPDPQIEGVIASYELAFRMQDAVPEVMDLGSESSETRSRYGLDEQETAGFGRQCLMARRFLEAGVRFVEVCQDGWDQHRNLKADHERQARAVDRPIAALLADLKGQGLLEDTLVIWGGEFGRTPVSQGPDGRDHNNKGFSYWLAGGGVKRGYSHGATDEYGREAVEGKVHVHDLHATILQLLGFDHERLTYRYAGRDFRLTDVHGRVVREILA, encoded by the coding sequence ATGAAAAACTGCTGCAATCGCCTGCCTGAAATGAGTCGTCGAGGCTTGCTCCAGACGGTCTCGGCAGGATTCGGCTACCTGGCCTTCGCTGGGATCAGTGCCGAGGCCGCCGCCCGAGACGCCAGTCCTCTGGCTCCGAGAACTCCTCATTTCGAGCCGAAGGCCAAGCGGGTCGTCTTCCTGTGCATGAGTGGCGGGCCATCCCACGTGGACACGTTCGACTACAAGCCGAAGCTCCAGGCCGACAGTGGCAAGGAGCTGAGTGTCGAGCTGCCCAATGCTCCGGGGCGATCACGCTACGGCACGCTGCTGGGCTCCCCCTGGGAATTCCGGCAGCGGGGCGAGTCGGGCCTCTGGATCTCGGACCTCTTCCCCGAGGTCGCCCGGCACGCCGACGACCTGTGTCTGCTTCAGGGAATGCACACCGATGTGCCGGCGCACCCACAGGCCTTCTTGCAGATGCACACCGGTAGCTCTCAGTTCGTGAGGCCCTCGCTGGGTGCCTGGACACTTTACGGTCTGGGAACTGAGAATGCGGACCTGCCCGGATTCATCAGCCTGAGCCCACCATCCAGCAATGGCGGGGCCCAGAACTACGGGAGCGCCTTTCTCCCGGCTGTGTACCAGGGAACGCCAATCACCTTCCGGGGCGGCCCCTCGGCTGGTGGCGTGCCCGACATCGCCAACCCTCGCCTCCGCAGCAACGCCCAGCGACGCCAATTGGACCTAGTCCAGGCGTTCAACCGCTCGAAGCTCGACCATGACGGTCCCGACCCGCAGATCGAGGGAGTCATCGCCTCTTACGAACTGGCCTTCCGGATGCAGGACGCCGTGCCCGAGGTGATGGACCTCGGCTCCGAGTCATCCGAGACACGGTCGAGGTACGGACTCGACGAGCAAGAGACGGCAGGATTCGGACGACAATGCCTGATGGCCCGCCGGTTCCTGGAGGCAGGCGTCCGGTTCGTGGAGGTCTGCCAGGACGGCTGGGATCAGCACCGGAACCTCAAGGCCGATCACGAGCGTCAGGCCCGAGCCGTCGACCGTCCCATCGCGGCCCTCCTGGCCGACCTGAAAGGCCAGGGGCTTCTGGAGGACACCCTGGTCATCTGGGGAGGCGAGTTCGGTCGCACTCCGGTGTCCCAGGGGCCCGATGGTAGGGATCACAACAACAAGGGGTTCTCCTACTGGCTCGCTGGCGGGGGCGTGAAGCGCGGCTACAGCCACGGAGCTACTGATGAATACGGACGCGAGGCAGTCGAGGGGAAGGTCCATGTTCATGACCTTCACGCCACGATCCTCCAGCTCCTTGGATTCGACCACGAGCGGTTGACCTACCGTTACGCCGGCCGAGACTTCCGTTTGACAGACGTCCACGGGCGGGTGGTCCGGGAAATCCTTGCCTGA
- a CDS encoding DUF1553 domain-containing protein has protein sequence MRIAPVAGFTRALGGGAEHLDDPGHWEGDVTMKVRFIGWIMLISLGVSAQAARAQVGPPDQPEPEELLIRLDRDGDGKVSKAEFAPIAERAPRLREQPAQVDFLFNRLDTNRDGGLDLDELKNLQRPGQPPARFGGRMGQPPRGFGDTPAPPPFGTLDANRDGKVSFEEFRTAVQASPRFRDNLAAVRFVFSNLDSNGDDFISPDEYGRGNAMRRPGAPGNQVGPGMGFRRDPRNPLRSVLPSGVASDERHADVPAEPMTDEQVAFFESKIRPVLATQCYSCHSEGASQVRGGLKLDTREAMLLGGASGPIIEPGLPDDSVLILSMRGEDFRPMPPGEPLPREVIADFERWVAMGAPDPRDSGPPVTAAPAPESTINVEQGKTHWAFQPPVAVEPPAVADVDWPRSDIDRFLLAGLESAGLHPVGDADRATLLRRVSFDLTGLPPTPEDLAVFLEDTSPDAFEKVVDRLLDSPAFGERWGRHWLDVARFAESSGKDVNIFYPFAWRYRDYVIDAFNADKPYDQFLKEQIAGDLLPSENDRQRAEQLVATGYLAVGTKSHITQDPRQFLLDLADEQVDAIGRGMLGLTVACARCHDHKTDPIPQRDYYAMAGIFASTDTLFGGARTVQVNRTAGLVELPEGSGAIDGAPLSREELQEIRDRLASIGEFQRQLGDEPNALNFRVAAIVQSANLRTRLSYYNPDGSSRLLAMGAREGDAIDIPLFLRGELDRPSEVVPRGFLQVIDGPSATAIASGSGRLELADWIADPANPLTARVMVNRVWLHLFGRGLVDSPDNFGATGQPPSHPELLDHLAVSFVEGGWSVKALIRSIVLSRAYQLDSAIDDRNAAVDPDNTLVWRQAPRRLEAEAIRDAILAVSGNLDTDRPAGSVVARLGDGNVRQLDRQRPAPVAMGQRMGMAGSGQRMNRPGFGQNGRGGQPDSDRPRFGQGGDRPRFGQGMAGGPGMAGRTGPGAFATLFSIPTAEPVPTYRAVYMPVLRDRMDPALDAFDFPDPSLVTGKRESTTVPAQSLYLMNNPFVLQQAETFARRLADEAKGTDERIGLAFRLAFARSPRADEIKAARTFLDEFPDLAPRQPGGSWAAFCQALFATAEFRELN, from the coding sequence GTGAGGATCGCCCCAGTGGCCGGGTTCACCCGAGCCTTGGGGGGTGGAGCGGAGCATCTCGACGACCCAGGCCACTGGGAGGGGGACGTGACGATGAAAGTTCGATTCATCGGATGGATCATGCTGATCAGCCTGGGCGTGTCGGCACAGGCGGCGCGAGCACAAGTCGGTCCTCCGGATCAACCGGAGCCGGAGGAGTTGCTCATCAGACTCGATCGGGACGGCGACGGGAAAGTGTCGAAGGCTGAGTTTGCACCGATCGCCGAGCGTGCTCCCCGACTTCGAGAGCAGCCTGCACAGGTCGATTTCCTGTTCAACCGTCTCGACACGAACCGCGACGGAGGGCTCGATCTCGATGAGTTGAAGAACCTGCAGCGTCCCGGACAGCCGCCCGCAAGGTTCGGCGGACGAATGGGACAGCCTCCCAGAGGATTCGGTGACACTCCCGCCCCTCCCCCGTTCGGGACGCTTGACGCCAACCGCGATGGCAAAGTCTCGTTTGAGGAATTTCGGACGGCTGTCCAGGCCTCTCCTCGGTTTCGAGACAACTTGGCGGCCGTCAGGTTCGTCTTCTCGAACCTGGACAGCAACGGGGACGATTTCATCTCGCCCGATGAATACGGGCGAGGCAATGCCATGAGGCGCCCCGGGGCGCCCGGAAATCAAGTCGGGCCGGGGATGGGATTCCGCCGCGACCCGAGAAACCCGCTCCGATCGGTCCTTCCGTCGGGAGTTGCCTCGGATGAGCGCCACGCAGATGTACCGGCAGAACCGATGACCGACGAACAGGTCGCCTTCTTCGAGTCGAAAATCCGGCCGGTCCTGGCCACCCAGTGTTATTCCTGCCATTCCGAGGGAGCCTCGCAAGTCCGGGGGGGACTGAAGCTCGACACCCGAGAGGCCATGCTGCTGGGAGGGGCGAGCGGGCCGATCATTGAGCCGGGCCTGCCGGATGACAGCGTCCTGATCCTCTCAATGCGGGGTGAGGACTTCCGTCCGATGCCGCCCGGCGAGCCGCTGCCGCGGGAGGTGATCGCCGACTTTGAGCGATGGGTCGCCATGGGAGCGCCGGACCCGAGAGACTCGGGGCCGCCAGTCACCGCGGCCCCGGCACCGGAGTCGACCATCAACGTGGAACAGGGCAAAACACACTGGGCGTTCCAGCCACCAGTCGCGGTTGAGCCGCCCGCCGTCGCCGATGTCGATTGGCCCCGGTCAGACATCGACCGCTTCCTCCTGGCCGGGCTGGAGTCCGCCGGTCTGCATCCCGTTGGCGATGCCGACCGCGCAACCTTGCTTCGCCGGGTCTCATTTGACCTGACCGGACTGCCGCCGACTCCGGAGGATCTCGCCGTGTTTCTGGAGGACACATCGCCGGATGCGTTCGAGAAGGTCGTGGATCGGTTGCTCGACTCTCCTGCCTTCGGGGAGCGCTGGGGGCGACACTGGCTCGACGTGGCGCGGTTCGCAGAATCGAGCGGTAAGGATGTGAATATCTTCTATCCGTTCGCCTGGCGTTACCGCGACTACGTCATCGACGCCTTCAATGCCGACAAGCCGTACGATCAATTCCTCAAGGAACAGATCGCCGGCGACCTGTTGCCGTCAGAGAACGACCGGCAGCGGGCCGAGCAACTGGTGGCAACGGGCTACCTGGCGGTCGGGACGAAGTCGCACATCACGCAGGACCCTCGACAGTTCTTGCTCGACCTGGCCGACGAACAAGTCGACGCGATCGGTCGAGGAATGCTCGGCCTGACGGTCGCCTGTGCCCGCTGCCACGACCACAAGACCGACCCGATTCCCCAGCGTGACTACTACGCGATGGCGGGCATCTTCGCCAGCACCGACACACTTTTTGGAGGTGCTCGGACCGTGCAGGTCAATCGAACCGCCGGCCTTGTCGAGCTGCCGGAGGGGTCGGGGGCCATCGACGGCGCTCCGCTTTCTCGGGAGGAACTCCAGGAGATCCGCGACCGGCTCGCCAGCATCGGGGAGTTCCAGCGTCAGCTTGGCGACGAGCCGAACGCGCTGAATTTCCGGGTGGCCGCGATCGTCCAGTCCGCCAATCTCCGAACCCGGCTGTCCTACTACAACCCCGACGGGTCGTCTCGGCTGCTGGCGATGGGGGCCCGAGAAGGTGACGCAATTGACATTCCGCTGTTCCTCCGGGGAGAACTGGACCGGCCGTCGGAGGTGGTGCCTCGCGGGTTCCTTCAGGTGATCGACGGCCCGTCGGCGACTGCCATCGCCTCGGGCAGCGGGCGGCTTGAGCTGGCCGATTGGATCGCCGACCCGGCGAATCCGCTCACGGCCCGGGTGATGGTCAATCGAGTCTGGCTGCATCTGTTCGGCCGAGGTCTCGTCGACTCTCCCGACAACTTCGGCGCCACCGGGCAACCGCCGAGCCATCCGGAGCTGCTCGATCACCTGGCGGTCTCGTTCGTGGAGGGGGGATGGTCCGTCAAGGCGCTGATCCGATCCATCGTTCTGAGTCGAGCATATCAGCTCGACTCGGCGATTGACGATCGCAACGCCGCCGTCGATCCGGACAACACACTCGTCTGGCGACAGGCCCCGCGCCGGCTGGAGGCCGAGGCGATCCGGGACGCGATCCTTGCCGTCAGCGGCAACCTGGACACCGATCGCCCGGCCGGATCGGTCGTCGCCAGGCTGGGTGACGGCAACGTCCGGCAGCTCGATCGGCAGCGACCCGCCCCCGTCGCGATGGGCCAACGGATGGGTATGGCCGGTAGTGGTCAGAGGATGAACCGTCCCGGATTCGGCCAAAATGGACGGGGCGGACAACCGGATTCGGATCGCCCCCGATTCGGCCAGGGTGGAGATCGCCCCCGGTTCGGCCAAGGGATGGCCGGTGGTCCAGGAATGGCGGGAAGGACGGGGCCCGGCGCCTTCGCGACGCTCTTCTCGATCCCAACGGCAGAGCCGGTGCCGACCTATCGGGCGGTCTACATGCCGGTGCTTCGCGACCGAATGGACCCGGCGCTCGACGCCTTCGACTTCCCCGACCCAAGCCTGGTCACCGGGAAACGGGAGTCGACGACCGTCCCGGCGCAGTCGCTCTATTTGATGAACAACCCGTTCGTGCTCCAGCAGGCCGAGACGTTCGCAAGACGGCTGGCCGACGAGGCGAAGGGAACAGACGAGCGGATCGGCCTGGCCTTTCGGCTGGCCTTCGCCCGTTCTCCCCGAGCCGACGAGATAAAGGCAGCTCGCACCTTCCTCGACGAGTTCCCCGATCTGGCCCCAAGACAACCTGGAGGCTCCTGGGCCGCATTCTGTCAGGCCCTCTTCGCCACCGCTGAATTCCGAGAGCTGAACTAA
- the trpA gene encoding tryptophan synthase subunit alpha: MNRIDALFSRLRSEGHRALMPFLTAGDPDLSTTAALIREAVRRGAHMIEVGIPYSDPIADGPVIAASYQRALDAGIKLGPIFEMLTALRRGEGGAPVEVPMVTMSSYAIIHRRGTSRYLDEAKAAGIDGLIVPDLPVEEAGTLAELAAERDLRLIQLITPRTPRDRAAAIARTTTGFIYYVSVAGITGERTELPPDLSEAVHWLRTQTELPICIGFGISRPEHIRALAPVADGLIVGSALVRRLADASDTPREVLVDRVGAFVEELAGALPS; the protein is encoded by the coding sequence ATGAATCGAATCGACGCCTTGTTCTCTCGACTCCGATCCGAAGGACATCGGGCCTTGATGCCCTTCCTCACCGCGGGCGATCCCGACTTATCGACGACCGCGGCCTTGATCCGGGAAGCGGTCCGTCGAGGGGCGCACATGATCGAGGTCGGCATTCCCTACTCTGACCCAATTGCCGATGGCCCGGTCATCGCAGCCAGCTACCAACGAGCGCTCGACGCCGGAATCAAGCTCGGTCCGATCTTCGAGATGCTCACCGCCCTGCGTCGGGGAGAAGGGGGAGCCCCGGTCGAGGTGCCAATGGTCACCATGTCTTCCTATGCGATCATTCACCGACGAGGCACCAGTCGCTACCTCGACGAGGCAAAGGCCGCGGGCATCGATGGCCTGATCGTACCGGACCTTCCGGTCGAGGAGGCCGGCACCCTGGCCGAGCTTGCAGCCGAACGTGACCTGCGACTCATTCAGCTCATCACGCCTCGGACTCCCCGCGACCGTGCGGCCGCGATTGCTCGGACAACAACCGGGTTCATCTATTACGTTTCGGTGGCCGGAATTACCGGCGAGCGGACCGAGTTGCCCCCCGATCTGTCTGAGGCCGTCCACTGGCTTCGCACTCAAACCGAGTTGCCCATCTGCATCGGCTTCGGGATCAGCCGTCCCGAACACATCCGGGCACTGGCTCCGGTCGCCGATGGCTTGATCGTCGGCAGTGCGCTCGTTCGACGACTCGCTGATGCCTCAGACACCCCTCGCGAGGTGCTCGTCGATCGGGTCGGTGCCTTCGTCGAAGAACTGGCCGGCGCCTTACCGTCGTAA
- a CDS encoding RNA polymerase sigma factor, protein MHASSGRSFDGLFARAQSGDKDAWEELFRECYPKVIRVVRRRLNQPMRSLYDSADFASDVWRSLLAKSDRFDFPNIGSLLAFLEKAATQKVIDEHRKLHSQKRDQTRTMSLDANVEGLSVGMQVPSTDPTPSQYAVANESFQRVNERLDDTHRRVLEMAREGYATREISDSVGWSVRQVQRALKKLGDAWLSDERPRS, encoded by the coding sequence ATGCATGCCTCGTCAGGGCGGTCGTTTGATGGCTTGTTCGCTCGCGCGCAGTCCGGCGACAAAGACGCGTGGGAGGAATTGTTTCGCGAGTGTTACCCCAAAGTTATCCGGGTCGTCCGCAGACGCTTGAATCAGCCCATGCGATCACTCTACGATTCGGCCGATTTTGCCAGTGACGTCTGGCGCAGTCTGCTCGCCAAGTCAGATCGATTCGATTTTCCGAATATCGGTTCATTGCTTGCCTTCCTGGAAAAAGCGGCAACCCAGAAGGTGATTGATGAACATCGAAAGCTCCACAGTCAGAAACGCGATCAGACCCGGACCATGAGTCTCGACGCAAATGTCGAAGGGCTCTCTGTAGGAATGCAGGTTCCGTCGACGGACCCGACACCAAGTCAGTACGCAGTGGCCAACGAAAGTTTTCAACGGGTCAACGAACGACTCGACGACACGCATCGCCGCGTCCTTGAGATGGCTCGCGAGGGCTATGCCACCCGGGAGATTTCCGACTCCGTGGGCTGGAGTGTGAGGCAAGTCCAACGGGCGCTCAAAAAATTGGGTGATGCCTGGCTCTCGGACGAGAGGCCCAGATCATGA
- a CDS encoding serine/threonine protein kinase, whose translation MSEGSPKRPPTENVSDSSTTRFRELREHWQREGQSPSVLIRLVKTDLQRRFDLGERPAVRAYLDAIPVLRDDSNWVLSLVYEEYCLLQEVGEAPSPDSFCNRYESWRDSLISQLNYHQLLSQAAGGMPRLPRFPEPGEYFMKYHLRSILGQGGAARVFLAEDDKLGGRPTALKISANRGEEPSIMARLKHRNIMEVLNVDFDEESGLRGLCMPYLPGLPLDQILDRMCATRPEDRTAQTLLDAIAPEGHSIGLDQPAWTDFPTEAYVDACLWLAAQLADALAHAHDRDVLHRDVKPANVLISCSDGPQLIDFNLAHDPHTPERAESALRGGTLPYMAPEQLRAFLDPIQWDSVGPTADVYALGLVLRELLIGTRPEAPPANVPLPRTINELLDVRFAGWPSTRIENPKVPYALDAILARCLAFEPSDRYPSAKALAEDLRALLRRQPLVYERNPSLRERLNFWLHRNRRNLTASASAALILFCGIGIAGAAKSFSGVDHFERGLVFYNRSLSPANIEQADELLEDAKVEFLTVVQGEARTLEDRSNHLRSYHALAVIAKEEGDLATHNQMLTQAIHLYQALDQTDVSILGHEDWLEEFCTYVTNLYVQKVLEANAKFERLLSNKLIHSEEAHQQVIELLKLEPEIELGLSYSKKASPEIRIRMHWATAFAYDTILTQRVSPDVRKHYSQRFQTITAQALDLIEKEGSQSEVRKYETEFIQLRNERDSWDQRKMSSE comes from the coding sequence ATGAGTGAAGGCTCCCCGAAGCGTCCGCCAACCGAGAACGTGTCTGACTCCTCGACCACCCGATTTCGAGAACTGCGGGAACACTGGCAACGAGAAGGGCAGTCTCCCTCGGTCCTCATCCGATTGGTCAAGACCGACCTTCAGCGCCGTTTTGATCTGGGCGAGCGTCCGGCTGTTCGCGCTTATCTCGACGCCATCCCCGTTCTGCGCGACGACTCGAACTGGGTGCTCAGCCTGGTGTACGAGGAGTACTGCCTGCTCCAGGAAGTCGGTGAGGCTCCCAGTCCCGACTCCTTCTGCAACCGCTACGAATCCTGGCGCGACTCGTTGATCTCCCAACTGAATTACCATCAACTCCTGAGCCAGGCTGCAGGTGGGATGCCGCGATTGCCACGGTTCCCGGAGCCCGGCGAATACTTCATGAAATACCACCTGCGATCGATTCTCGGTCAGGGAGGCGCCGCTCGCGTCTTTTTGGCCGAGGACGATAAGCTTGGTGGTCGGCCCACTGCGTTGAAAATCTCGGCGAATCGTGGCGAAGAGCCCTCGATCATGGCTCGGCTGAAGCACCGAAATATCATGGAGGTGCTGAACGTCGACTTTGATGAAGAGTCTGGTTTGCGAGGGCTCTGCATGCCCTACCTGCCCGGCCTTCCGCTCGATCAGATTCTGGATCGAATGTGCGCCACGCGGCCCGAGGATCGCACAGCTCAGACCTTGCTCGACGCAATCGCCCCCGAGGGTCACTCGATCGGCTTGGATCAACCTGCCTGGACTGACTTTCCGACCGAAGCTTATGTGGATGCCTGCCTCTGGTTGGCCGCCCAGTTGGCCGATGCCCTGGCTCATGCTCACGATCGAGACGTGTTGCACCGGGATGTCAAACCAGCGAACGTCCTCATTTCCTGCTCTGATGGTCCTCAGCTCATCGACTTCAACCTCGCTCACGACCCCCACACTCCCGAACGTGCCGAAAGTGCCCTCCGCGGTGGAACGCTTCCCTACATGGCTCCCGAGCAACTTCGGGCCTTCCTCGATCCTATCCAGTGGGACAGTGTCGGTCCCACCGCTGATGTCTACGCCTTGGGGCTCGTGCTCCGTGAGTTGTTGATCGGGACCCGTCCGGAGGCTCCTCCCGCGAACGTCCCTTTGCCTCGCACCATTAATGAATTGCTCGACGTTCGCTTCGCCGGCTGGCCCTCGACCCGGATCGAAAACCCGAAGGTGCCTTACGCCCTCGATGCGATCCTTGCGCGATGTCTCGCCTTCGAACCGAGCGATCGCTACCCGTCGGCCAAAGCCCTTGCCGAAGATCTCCGAGCGCTCCTCCGACGACAGCCCTTGGTCTACGAACGCAACCCCAGCCTTCGTGAACGTCTGAATTTCTGGCTGCATCGCAATCGCCGAAACCTGACCGCATCCGCCAGTGCTGCCTTGATCCTTTTCTGTGGGATCGGCATTGCCGGTGCTGCGAAGTCGTTCTCGGGAGTTGACCATTTCGAACGGGGACTCGTTTTTTACAATCGGTCGCTCAGTCCTGCCAATATCGAGCAAGCTGACGAACTTTTGGAAGACGCGAAAGTAGAATTTCTCACGGTAGTTCAGGGTGAGGCCAGGACCCTTGAGGACCGCAGTAATCATCTGCGGTCTTATCACGCCCTCGCGGTGATTGCGAAGGAGGAGGGGGATCTTGCGACTCACAACCAGATGCTCACTCAAGCAATTCACCTGTACCAAGCGTTGGACCAGACCGACGTTTCGATCCTCGGTCATGAAGACTGGCTGGAGGAATTTTGTACTTACGTCACGAATCTGTATGTGCAGAAGGTTCTCGAAGCGAACGCGAAATTTGAACGGTTGCTCTCGAATAAGTTGATCCATTCCGAAGAAGCTCACCAACAGGTGATCGAACTCCTCAAGCTTGAGCCCGAGATCGAACTCGGCTTGAGCTACTCCAAAAAGGCGTCTCCAGAGATCCGAATCAGAATGCATTGGGCTACTGCCTTCGCATACGACACGATTTTGACTCAGAGGGTCTCCCCGGACGTGCGAAAGCACTATTCCCAGCGTTTCCAGACGATTACTGCCCAAGCGCTTGACCTGATTGAGAAAGAGGGTTCGCAATCCGAAGTGCGGAAATATGAGACCGAATTCATTCAACTCCGAAATGAACGAGATTCTTGGGATCAACGAAAAATGTCAAGCGAATGA
- a CDS encoding endonuclease/exonuclease/phosphatase family protein — protein MPRRSNARDLQSLLVKLVRRDPRWLIVLLMIAGVVFLIDRFQHASKRRMPIPPASTEGYLFCSWNVENLFDDVDDPRNLDPLDSWFARDSRALRQKLDLLADSLLELNEGRGPDILALVEVENRRAVELLQETLNRRLSTEWHYTEIAHHDNLSGRRIEPAILTRLPLESSGMRTYSAGRRLLGARVEIDGHPLDVLVGHWTSRLTDEDGSKRLAYAQEMYATYQKIERSNNDLADVLICGDFNDEPDDEAIRLGLRATGDQSAVVASAGTNQPRLLNLMAGRDPEQFGTYLYRNRWQILDHLVISAGLLDDQGWSLVVDTVQTVNGPSLQDRRGGPLRFGNETKVNRRGPSDHFAVCVRLHPPKTQEQAVEGAQDLAMTPSLIPLH, from the coding sequence ATGCCCCGCCGGTCGAATGCTCGCGACCTGCAATCCTTGCTCGTCAAACTCGTTCGACGGGATCCTCGATGGTTGATCGTGCTCCTCATGATCGCGGGTGTCGTGTTCCTGATCGATCGGTTTCAACATGCCTCCAAAAGGCGGATGCCGATTCCCCCGGCATCAACAGAAGGGTATCTGTTCTGTTCCTGGAATGTTGAGAACCTATTTGACGATGTCGATGATCCCCGCAACTTGGATCCGCTCGATTCATGGTTTGCCAGAGACAGCAGGGCACTTCGACAGAAGCTTGACCTTCTGGCCGATTCGCTCCTTGAGCTTAATGAAGGACGAGGTCCGGATATTCTTGCATTGGTGGAAGTCGAGAACCGTCGCGCCGTGGAATTGCTCCAGGAGACGCTCAATCGTCGTCTCTCGACCGAATGGCATTACACTGAGATTGCCCATCATGACAATCTCTCGGGACGTCGGATTGAGCCTGCCATCCTCACACGGCTCCCTCTCGAATCGAGCGGCATGCGAACGTATTCCGCCGGCCGTCGCCTGCTCGGTGCCAGAGTCGAGATCGACGGGCACCCCCTGGATGTCCTGGTCGGACACTGGACCAGCCGTCTGACCGACGAGGATGGGTCCAAACGTCTCGCCTATGCTCAGGAAATGTACGCGACGTACCAGAAAATCGAACGATCAAACAACGATCTTGCTGACGTACTGATTTGCGGTGATTTCAACGACGAGCCGGATGACGAGGCGATTCGGCTCGGACTTCGAGCCACCGGAGATCAATCCGCAGTGGTTGCCTCAGCAGGCACCAATCAACCTCGCCTGTTGAATCTCATGGCGGGTCGAGACCCGGAACAATTCGGCACGTACCTCTATCGGAATCGCTGGCAGATTCTCGATCACCTCGTCATTTCGGCTGGCCTGCTCGATGATCAAGGTTGGTCGCTCGTGGTCGACACAGTGCAAACCGTCAACGGCCCATCACTTCAGGATCGTCGAGGGGGCCCCCTTCGCTTTGGCAATGAAACCAAAGTGAATCGCAGGGGACCATCCGATCATTTCGCCGTTTGTGTGCGGCTGCATCCTCCCAAGACTCAGGAACAAGCGGTGGAAGGAGCTCAGGATCTGGCAATGACGCCATCCCTGATCCCCCTCCATTGA
- a CDS encoding HEAT repeat domain-containing protein, whose amino-acid sequence MPLGRGARMGLGFVGVAGLLAAAGLAMTMAPSEPPAAETDGSVAPSASASTEHRRDEALTDRAGLLAQGDAEALIQAKDALQSPSGSNQGESLAAEPLTQDQLNAWLDDLVGLGSGFRRFGPVDRSRVMELIGGALDRMTVSPVPDRWIEALPPSAELLTVGLADASPAVRAAAAEVLGRVWGWQPGTAIWPDAERTVATWKNRLHTPLVSLLDDAEPGVRLATVIALGKLPIDAMAEPAVARIADEVPAVRMQVLTSFAPRRDVLTDDEVLPLLFDPESPVALAAQLVLKARGLNDDLIGLAKLLYHPRADLRASAIAQIERREDIDPIVWLDRLSHDQDEQVRSQAMEALSRLASPDARRRVSEMAASDPSPTVRDAARRALDDLTADLPPLPGSPDLYPRAN is encoded by the coding sequence ATGCCGCTGGGACGTGGAGCACGGATGGGACTGGGATTCGTGGGCGTCGCGGGGTTACTGGCCGCGGCCGGACTGGCAATGACCATGGCTCCTTCAGAGCCTCCGGCGGCCGAGACCGACGGCTCGGTTGCGCCATCGGCGTCGGCCTCGACCGAGCATCGCCGGGACGAGGCGTTGACGGACCGAGCAGGTCTGCTCGCTCAAGGGGATGCCGAGGCCTTGATTCAGGCAAAAGATGCCTTGCAGTCACCTTCGGGGTCGAATCAGGGCGAATCGCTTGCGGCGGAGCCATTGACCCAGGATCAACTGAACGCATGGCTTGATGACCTCGTAGGGCTCGGGTCTGGGTTCCGTCGCTTTGGCCCCGTCGATCGAAGCCGTGTGATGGAACTCATTGGCGGAGCGCTCGATCGGATGACCGTCAGCCCGGTCCCCGATCGCTGGATCGAGGCGTTGCCTCCCTCGGCAGAGTTACTCACGGTCGGGCTTGCCGACGCGTCTCCGGCGGTCCGGGCCGCTGCCGCTGAGGTCCTGGGGAGAGTCTGGGGCTGGCAGCCCGGCACAGCGATTTGGCCCGATGCCGAACGGACCGTGGCGACCTGGAAGAACCGCCTCCATACGCCACTGGTTTCCTTGCTCGACGATGCAGAGCCGGGGGTTCGACTGGCGACGGTCATCGCGCTTGGCAAACTGCCGATTGACGCCATGGCTGAACCTGCGGTGGCTCGCATCGCAGACGAGGTTCCGGCTGTTCGCATGCAGGTGCTTACCAGCTTCGCTCCCCGTCGTGACGTGTTGACCGATGACGAGGTCCTGCCCTTGCTCTTCGATCCTGAGTCGCCAGTCGCTCTGGCGGCCCAACTGGTTCTGAAGGCTCGGGGGCTCAACGACGATTTGATCGGTCTGGCCAAGTTGCTTTATCATCCCCGCGCCGATCTGAGGGCTTCGGCCATCGCTCAGATCGAACGACGCGAGGACATCGATCCGATAGTCTGGCTCGACCGTCTCTCTCACGATCAGGATGAACAGGTCCGCTCGCAGGCGATGGAAGCGCTCAGCCGCCTCGCCTCGCCCGATGCTCGTCGCCGGGTTTCGGAGATGGCGGCATCCGACCCCTCTCCGACTGTCCGTGATGCTGCCCGTCGCGCGCTGGACGACCTGACAGCCGACCTTCCGCCGCTTCCTGGGTCACCAGATCTATATCCCCGAGCGAACTGA